The genomic region AGTTGGCCTTTgaggagcagggaagaaaaagccGTGCTCTTACCTGACTGCATGTTATGTTGGAGATGTAATGGGAATCATTTTATCACTCCTCCTTGTTTTCCATTTAGGAGGACATGGCCGCTCACGTGGGAGCATCCCGAACGCCTCAGGAGGTGATGGAACACTATGTGAGTATGTATATCCATGGCAACCTGGGAAAAGCCTGCATCCCTGACACCATTCCGAACAGAGTAACGGATCACACGTGTCCCAGTGGCGGCCCGCTTTCTCCTAGCTTGACCACGCCGCTCCCACCATTGGATATATCAGTGGCCGAACAGCAGCAGTTGGGATACATGCCGCTTCGGGATGACTACGAGATCGAATATGATCAAGACGCAGAGACTCTGATCAGTGGCCTTTCGGTGAACTATGACGACGATGATGTGGAAATAGAGTTAAAAAGAGCTCATGTAGACATGTACGTAAGGAAACTCAAGGAGAGGCAACGGCGGAAGAACATTGCACGAGACTATAACTTGGTACCGGCCTTTCTGGGGAAGGATAAAAAGGACAAGGAGAAAGCTCCCAAACGAAAGATcacaaaagaagagaaggagTTGAGGCTGAAACTGAGGCCTCTGTACCAGTTCATGTCTTGTAAGGAGTTTGAAGACTTCTTTGAGAACATGCACAAGGAGAGGATACTTCGAGCAAAGATTCGGGAGCTGCAACGGTATCGTCGAAACGGAATCACCAAAATGGAAGAGTCAGCAGAATATGAGGCAGCCAGGCATAAACgggaaaagaggaaggagaacaaAAACATAGCTAGTTccaagagagggaaggaagatggTAAAGAAGGTGAATTTGCTGCCATTGAAAACCTGCCTGGCTTTGAACTCTTATCGGACAGGGAAAAGGTGCTCTGCAGCTCTCTAAATTTGAGTCCTGCACGTTACGTGACAGTAAAAACAATAATCATTAAAGACCATCTCCAGAAAAGACAAGGAATTCCCTCAAAGAGTCGTCTTCCCAGTTACTTAGATAAGGTACtgaagaaaaggattttaaacTTTCTAACAGAAAGTGGTTGGATATCCAGGGATGCTTCATGAAACTCAGCTGATCTgagaaaaacacagcagaggCCCATTGTAGCCTCAAGgactgtgttatttttttccttccctccccagagATACAGAAATTATGTCacttagaaacaaacaaaaaaagcaaataacatAAAGCCCCACAGTATTCATGATCCATGGTTCAAATAGACTTTTGCTTTGGATCGGGGAAAATACTTCATTGTGAAACTTCTACATTGGATGTCACTGCTTTTGGTACATTATTAGAATGGATTTCTTTCATGTGAACTTACTCAAGTCCAGTAGTCCCAGAGTAGTTACTTTACTCCTTACTACTGGACAAATGAGTATCTGTGTAatccttgcttttctttgaagGTGGGAGATGGTTTCATTTGCTGGAAACTTTCTTctacctttgttttgttttttttgctgtaaTGCTGGCAGAAAAGTGAAGCTTACAAAAGTCCTGAGCTCAGGAGC from Accipiter gentilis chromosome 3, bAccGen1.1, whole genome shotgun sequence harbors:
- the TADA2B gene encoding transcriptional adapter 2-beta, which gives rise to MAELGKKYCVYCLAEVSSLRFRCTECADIELCPDCFSAGAEIGPHRRWHGYQLVDGGRFTLWGAEAEGGWSSREEQLLLDAIEQFGFGNWEDMAAHVGASRTPQEVMEHYVSMYIHGNLGKACIPDTIPNRVTDHTCPSGGPLSPSLTTPLPPLDISVAEQQQLGYMPLRDDYEIEYDQDAETLISGLSVNYDDDDVEIELKRAHVDMYVRKLKERQRRKNIARDYNLVPAFLGKDKKDKEKAPKRKITKEEKELRLKLRPLYQFMSCKEFEDFFENMHKERILRAKIRELQRYRRNGITKMEESAEYEAARHKREKRKENKNIASSKRGKEDGKEGEFAAIENLPGFELLSDREKVLCSSLNLSPARYVTVKTIIIKDHLQKRQGIPSKSRLPSYLDKVLKKRILNFLTESGWISRDAS